A single genomic interval of Fundulus heteroclitus isolate FHET01 unplaced genomic scaffold, MU-UCD_Fhet_4.1 scaffold_279, whole genome shotgun sequence harbors:
- the LOC105932649 gene encoding protocadherin beta-16 isoform X2, translated as MGRRTVPLFLSFLSFCLAAGQVSYSIPEELPKGSLIGNIARDLGLENKRLSSGKARIFTGDNTNYVELKRERGVLLVKEKIDRELLCGQTTPCALHFQVILENPMELYSVAVEIADINDNAPLFEKSDMKFKISESAVIGAKFLLERAIDPDVGVNGLQSYFLTKTEHFVLKLKDQPDGEKTVEMILQKPLDREKIEEIFLVLTAVDGGQPQLSGTAKIHVTVLDANDNAPVFTKSLYKATIPENASKGTVVIRVSASDADKGLNSNLIYSISNTAADIRDLFTMNESNGDLILTGSIDYEKARYYQIHVQASDEGGLTDSCKVTVDVMDINDNKPVINIISPNNVIAEDSKPATVVTMVNVQDLDSGENGKVHCAIDEHIPFALKSATNGFFNLVTDSELDREMASEYNITVTCSDEGVPSLSSSVTLTLQISDVNDNAPVFERSSYEAYIIENNTPGLSIFTVKATDADWNQNARVSYILEDSSVNGVPVSSYVSVSADSGVIHAVRSFDYEQIKDFQFCIKAQDGGSPPLSSNVTVKMLIQDQNDNPPQVLYPVQTGGSVVAEMVPRSADVGYLVTKVVAVDVDSGQNAWLSYKLQKATDRALFEVGSQNGEIRTIRQVTDKDAVKQRLTVIVEDNGQPSRSATVIVNVAVADSFPEVLSEFTDFPHDKEYNDNLTFYLVLALAVVSFLFITCLVVIISVKIYRWRQSRILYHSNLPVIPYYPPRYSDTLGTGTLPHVYNYEVCRTTDSRKSDNKFGGAGGQNVLIMDPSSTGTMQRIQSEKSILDEPDSPLEVRQHFIHLYCVGVSGGWGGVTCF; from the exons ATGGGGAGGAGGACGGTGCCGTTGTTTCTCTCATTCCTCTCCTTCTGTttggcggctggccaggtcaGCTATTCCATTCCCGAGGAATTGCCAAAAGGATCATTAATCGGTAACATCGCCCGAGATTTGGGACTGGAAAATAAAAGGTTATCATCGGGAAAAGCTCGAATTTTTACTGGAGACAACACGAATTACGTCGAGCTGAAGAGAGAACGGGGAGTCCTCCTTGTCAAAGAGAAAatagacagggagctgctctgTGGGCAGACGACGCCTTGCGCTCTGCATTTTCAGGTCATTCTGGAAAATCCCATGGAGCTGTACAGCGTCGCTGTTGAAATCGCCGACATTAATGACAACGCCCCGCTATTTGAAAAATCGGACATGAAATTTAAGATAAGCGAGTCTGCAGTCATAGGAGCTAAATTCTTGTTAGAGCGAGCCATAGATCCCGATGTTGGCGTGAACGGTCTTCAGAGTTATTTCcttacaaaaacagaacatttcgtTTTGAAGTTGAAAGATCAACCTGACGGTGAAAAGACTGTTGAAATGATTTTACAAAAGCCTCTCGATAGAGAGAAAATAGAGGAGATATTTTTGGTGTTAACTGCAGTGGACGGAGGACAACCGCAACTATCTGGCACGGCAAAAATACATGTTACAGTGCTTGATGCTAATGACAATGCGCCAGTTTTTACTAAATCCCTTTATAAAGCTACTATTCCAGAAAATGCCTCTAAGGGTACTGTTGTAATCAGAGTCAGTGCCTCTGATGCTGATAAAGGACTAAATTCAAACTTAATTTATTCTATCTCTAACACAGCAGCAGACATACGGGATTTGTTCACAATGAATGAATCAAATGGCGATCTAATATTGACTGGCAGCATTGATTATGAAAAAGCCCGTTACTATCAAATACATGTCCAAGCAAGTGATGAAGGAGGATTGACAGATTCCTGTAAAGTGACTGTTGATGTTATGGatattaatgacaacaagcCAGTTATTAATATAATATCACCAAATAACGTAATCGCAGAAGACTCTAAACCAGCCACAGTTGTGACCATGGTAAATGTTCAGGATTTAGATTCAGGGGAAAACGGAAAAGTTCACTGTGCTATTGATGAACATATTCCCTTTGCGTTAAAATCAGCAACAAATGGTTTCTTTAACCTTGTGACAGACAGTGAATTAGACAGAGAGATGGCCTCAGAGTATAACATCACAGTGACCTGCTCTGATGAAGGAGTCCCCTCCCTCTCCAGCAGCGTCACTCTCACCTTGCAGATCTCTGATGTGAATGACAATGCTCCTGTCTTTGAGAGGAGCTCCTATGAGGCCTACATTATAGAAAACAACACACCAGGTCTCTCTATATTCACAGTGAAAGCCACAGATGCTGACTGGAACCAGAATGCCCGTGTTTCTTACATACTGGAGGACTCCTCTGTTAACGGAGTACCAGTCTCCTCATATGTGTCCGTTAGTGCTGATAGTGGAGTCATACATGCAGTGCGCTCTTTTGACTACGAGCAGATCAAAGATTTCCAGTTCTGCATCAAAGCGCAGGATGGAGGCTCTCCTCCACTCAGCAGCAACGTGACTGTGAAAATGCTGATCCAGGACCAGAACGATAACCCTCCTCAGGTTCTGTACCCGGTCCAGACTGGTGGCTCTGTGGTAGCTGAAATGGTGCCTCGTTCAGCAGATGTGGGCTACCTGGTGACCAAAGTGGTGGCTGTTGATGTGGACTCTGGACAAAACGCCTGGCTCTCCTATAAACTGCAGAAAGCCACAGACAGGGCGCTGTTTGAAGTGGGCTCACAGAATGGAGAAATAAGAACAATCCGTCAGGTGACTGATAAAGATGCTGTGAAACAGAGACTGACTGTGATAGTGGAGGACAACGGGCAGCCCTCTCGCTCAGCTACAGTCATTGTTAACGTGGCGGTGGCGGACAGCTTCCCTGAAGTGTTGTCCGAGTTCACTGACTTTCCTCACGATAAGGAGTACAATGACAACCTGACTTTTTACCTGGTCTTGGCTCTGGCTGTGGTCTCCTTCCTCTTCATCACGTGTTTAGTGGTTATTATATCAGTCAAGATCTACAGATGGAGACAGTCTCGCATCCTGTATCACTCCAACCTCCCTGTGATTCCATATTATCCTCCACGTTACTCAGACACTTTGGGAACAGGGACTCTGCCACACGTGTACAACTACGAGGTGTGCAGAACCACTGACTCCAGAAAGAGTGACAATAAGTTTGGAGGAGCTGGTGGTCAGAACGTGTTGATAATGGATCCCAGTTCTACAGGAACCATGCAGCGGATACAGAGCGAGAAGAGCATCCTGGATGAACCTGACTCTCCTCTAGAG GTTAGacaacattttattcatttatactGTGTGGGTGTGTCTGGAGGATGGGGGGGAGTAACatgtttttag
- the LOC118559358 gene encoding LOW QUALITY PROTEIN: protocadherin beta-16-like (The sequence of the model RefSeq protein was modified relative to this genomic sequence to represent the inferred CDS: deleted 1 base in 1 codon) yields the protein MNRSVLFFISLIFLDSVVGQASYSVPEEMPKGSLIGNIAHDLGLDTRRLVSGKATIFNRNSAEHVELNRERGVLLVRERIDREALCTETTVCALDFQVILENPMEFYTVTIQITDINDNAPTFEKDEMKFKISESAINGAKFVLERAVDHDVGINDLQDYLLKPSDHFALKLHSNANGQKNVEMVLQKPLDREKQEQLNLVLTAVDGGEPQMSGTMLIVITVLDVNDNAPVFTQKTYKAIVTENSPKGTVVATVKASDADEGPNSKITYSITNTLDNVRKVFNINEENGQITLIENIDFEKSKHFQINLLASDNGGLTDSSKLIVDVQDVNDNKPEIRIMSKSNVIAEDSKLDTVVTMINIEDLDNGKNGDVKCFVTEYVPFILKSSRNNFYSLVTDSELDREMASEYNITVTCSDEGVPSLSSSITLTLQISDVNDNAPVFERSSYEAYIVENNTPGLSIFTVKATDADWNQNARVSYILEDSSVNGVPVSSYVSVSADSGVIHAVRSFDYEQIKDFQFRIKAQDGGSPPLSSNVTVKMLIQDQNDNPPQVLYPVQTGGSVVAEMVPRSADVGYLVTKVVAVDVDSGQNAWLSYKLQKATDRALFEVGSQNGEIRTIRQVTDKDAVKQRLTVIVEDNGQPSRSATVIVNVAVADSFPEVLSEFTDFPHDKEYNDNLTFYLVLALAVVSFLFITCLVVIISVKIYRWRQSRILYHSNLPVIPYYPPRYSDTLGTGTLPHVYNYEVCRTTDSRKSDNKFGGAGGQNVLIMDPSSTGTMQRIQSEKSILDEPDSPIEVRNICLTLIYVMKYLICYYHKLMKT from the exons ATGAATCGGTCGGTATTGTTTTTCATCTCTCTCATTTTTCTGGACTCCGTAGTCGGGCAGGCCAGCTACTCTGTTCCAGAGGAAATGCCCAAAGGATCTTTAATTGGAAATATCGCTCATGATTTAGGATTAGACACTAGACGTTTGGTGTCCGGTAAAGCGAcgatttttaacagaaacagcGCGGAGCACGTCGAGCtgaacagagagagaggagtGCTCCTAGTCAGAGAGCGGATCGACAGAGAGGCGCTCTGTACAGAGACCACGGTTTGTGCTTTAGATTTTCAGGTTATTCTGGAGAATCCGATGGAGTTTTACACAGTCACCATACAGATTACAGATATTAATGATAATGCACCGACATTTGAAAAGGATGAGATGAAATTTAAAATTAGTGAATCCGCAATAAATGGTGCAAAATTTGTGTTAGAAAGGGCGGTGGATCATGACGTTGGAATTAATGATCTCCAGGATTACCTGCTTAAACCATCAGACCACTTTGCTTTGAAACTGCACAGTAATGCAAATGGGCAGAAAAATGTGGAGATGGTGTTACAGAAGCCTTTAGACAGAGAGAAACAGGAGCAGCTAAATCTGGTGTTGACAGCTGTAGATGGAGGAGAGCCACAGATGTCAGGGACGATGCTGATCGTTATCACAGTCTTAGATGTGAATGATAATGCTCCTGTTTTTACACAGAAAACATATAAAGCTATTGTTACCGAAAATTCCCCAAAAGGAACAGTCGTGGCCACAGTTAAAGCCTCAGATGCAGATGAAGGTCCCAACAGTAAAATAACATATTCAATCACAAACACGTTAGATAACGTCAGAAAAGTGTTTAACATCAACGAGGAAAATGGACAAATTACATTAATTGAAAATATTGACTTTgaaaaatcaaagcattttcaaataaatttgcttGCCAGTGACAATGGGGGACTAACAGATTCCTCAAAATTGATTGTCGATGTGCAAGACGTAAACGACAACAAACCTGAAATTAGGATCATGTCAAAGTCAAATGTAATAGCTGAGGATTCTAAACTTGATACAGTTGTTACAATGATAAATATAGAAGATTTGGACAATGGAAAAAACGGGGACGTGAAATGCTTTGTTACAGAATATGTacctttcattttaaaatcatcaaGAAACAACTTCTATAGTTTAGTGACAGACAGTGAATTAGACAGAGAGATGGCCTCTGAGTATAACATCACAGTGACCTGCTCTGATGAAGGAGTCCCCTCCCTCTCCAGCAGCATCACTCTCACCTTGCAGATCTCTGATGTGAATGACAACGCTCCTGTCTTTGAGAGGAGCTCCTATGAGGCCTATATTGTAGAAAACAACACACCAGGTCTCTCTATATTCACAGTGAAAGCCACAGATGCTGACTGGAACCAGAATGCCCGTGTTTCTTACATACTGGAGGACTCCTCTGTTAACGGAGTACCAGTCTCCTCATATGTGTCCGTTAGTGCTGATAGTGGAGTCATCCATGCAGTGCGCTCTTTTGACTACGAGCAGATCAAAGATTTCCAGTTCCGCATCAAAGCGCAGGATGGAGGCTCTCCTCCACTCAGCAGCAATGTGACTGTGAAAATGCTGATCCAGGACCAGAACGATAACCCTCCTCAGGTTCTGTACCCGGTCCAGACTGGTGGCTCTGTGGTA GCTGAAATGGTGCCTCGTTCAGCAGATGTGGGCTACCTGGTGACTAAAGTGGTGGCTGTAGATGTGGACTCTGGACAGAACGCCTGGCTCTCCTATAAACTGCAGAAAGCCACAGACAGGGCGCTGTTTGAAGTGGGCTCACAGAATGGAGAAATAAGAACAATCCGTCAGGTGACTGATAAAGATGCTGTGAAACAGAGACTGACTGTGATAGTGGAGGACAACGGGCAGCCCTCTCGTTCAGCTACAGTCATTGTTAACGTGGCGGTGGCGGACAGCTTCCCTGAAGTGCTGTCCGAGTTCACTGACTTTCCTCACGATAAGGAGTACAATGACAACCTGACTTTTTACCTGGTCTTGGCTCTGGCTGTGGTCTCCTTCCTCTTCATCACGTGTTTAGTGGTTATTATATCAGTCAAGATCTACAGATGGAGACAGTCTCGCATCCTGTATCACTCCAACCTCCCTGTGATTCCATATTATCCTCCACGTTACTCAGACACTTTGGGAACAGGGACTCTGCCACACGTGTACAACTACGAGGTGTGCAGGACCACTGACTCCAGAAAGAGTGACAATAAGTTTGGAGGAGCTGGTGGTCAGAACGTGTTGATAATGGACCCCAGTTCTACAGGAACCATGCAGCGGATACAGAGTGAGAAGAGCATCCTGGATGAACCTGACTCTCCTATAGAGGttagaaatatttgtttaactttaatttatgtcatgaaatatttaataTGCTATTACCATAAGTTGATGAAAACTTAA
- the LOC105932649 gene encoding protocadherin beta-16 isoform X1, which translates to MQRPFVLAFFSLILLDSVIAQISYSIPEEMPKGSLVGNVAQDLGLDTKRLISGKAKIHSRNSAEYVELNRERGVLLVKEEIDREALCSETTVCALDFQVILENPIEFYTVTVQITDINDNAPTFEKSEIHFKISESATPGAKFVLKMAEDHDVGINGIQKYELKPSDNFALKLQNNLHDNKNVEMVLQKPLDREKQEQINLVLMAVDGGEPQMSGTMLIVVTVLDANDNAPVFTQQTYKAAITENSPAGSIIASVTASDADQGSNGKITYSITNTQANVRKIFEVNKDSGEVSLIGNVDFEKNRRFEIIVGATDEGGLTDSCKLVVEVQDVNDNKPEISIMSKSNVISEDVELNTIVTVINIEDMDSGENGNVKCFINENMPFILKSSTNNFFSLVTDSELDREMASEYNITVTCSDEGVPSLSSSVTLTLQISDVNDNAPVFERSSYEAYIVENNTPGLSIFTVKATDADWNQNARVSYILEDSSVNGVPVSSYVSVSADSGVIHAVRSFDYEQIKDFQFHIKAQDGGSPPLSSNVTVKMLIQDQNDNPPQVLYPVQTGGSVVAEMVPRSADVGYLVTKVVAVDVDSGQNAWLSYKLQKATDRALFEVGSQNGEIRTIRQVTDKDAVKQRLTVIVEDNGQPSRSATVIVNVAVADSFPEVLSEFTDFPHDKDYNDNLTFYLVLALAVVSFLFITCLVVIISVKIYRWRQSRILYHSNLPVIPYYPPRYSDTLGTGTLPHVYNYEVCRTTDSRKSDNKFGGAGGQNVLIMDPSSTGTMQRIQSEKSILDEPDSPIEVRQHFIHLYCVGVSGGWGGVTCF; encoded by the coding sequence ATGCAGCGGCCGTTCGTGCTGGCGTTTTTCTCTCTCATTCTCCTCGACTCGGTGATCGCGCAAATAAGCTACTCTATCCCGGAGGAAATGCCGAAGGGCTCGTTGGTGGGAAATGTTGCACAAGATTTGGGTTTAGACACCAAGCGTTTGATATCAGGGAAAGCAAAGATTCACTCCAGGAACAGCGCGGAGTACGTGGAGCTGAACAGAGAAAGAGGAGTGCTCCTCGTTAAGGAGGAAATCGACAGAGAGGCGCTGTGTTCAGAGACCACGGTTTGTGCTTTAGATTTCCAGGTTATTCTGGAGAATCCTATTGAGTTTTATACTGTTACTGTCCAGATTACAGATATTAATGACAATGCACCAACATTTGAAAAAAGCgagatccattttaaaataagtGAATCAGCAACCCCAGGAGCAAAATTTGTGTTAAAAATGGCGGAGGATCATGATGTGGGAATAAATGGGATTCAAAAATACGAATTAAAGCCTAGTGATAATTTtgctctgaagctccaaaatAATCTCCATGATaacaaaaatgtggaaatggTGTTACAGAAGCCTCTAGACAGGGAGAAACAGGAGCAGATAAATCTGGTGTTAATGGCTGTAGATGGAGGAGAGCCACAGATGTCAGGAACGATGCTGATTGTTGTTACAGTTTTAGACGCCAATGACAATGCTCCTGTTTTTACGCAGCAAACGTATAAGGCAGCAATTACTGAAAACTCACCAGCAGGCAGCATTATTGCTTCTGTTACAGCATCAGATGCAGATCAAGGCTCTAATGGTAAAATTACATATTCTATCACAAATACACAAGCAAATGTTAGGAAAATATTTGAAGTAAACAAAGATAGTGGTGAGGTGTCTCTAATTGGAAATGTTGACTTTGAAAAGAATAGGCGCTTCGAAATTATTGTGGGTGCTACTGATGAGGGAGGACTAACTGATTCTTGTAAGCTGGTGGTTGAAGTGCAAGATGTAAATGACAATAAGCCTGAAATTAGTATAATGTCAAAGTCAAATGTGATATCAGAAGATGTTGAACTGAATACAATTGTTACAGTGATAAATATTGAGGACATGGACTCTGGAGAAAATGGGAATGTTAAATGCTTCATAAATGAAAATATGCCATTTATTCTAAAGTCGTCAACAAATAATTTCTTCAGTTTAGTGACAGACAGTGAATTAGACAGAGAGATGGCCTCTGAGTATAACATCACAGTGACCTGCTCTGATGAAGGAGTCCCCTCCCTCTCCAGCAGCGTCACTCTCACCTTGCAGATCTCTGATGTGAATGACAACGCTCCTGTCTTTGAGAGGAGCTCCTATGAGGCCTACATTGTAGAAAACAACACACCAGGTCTCTCTATATTCACAGTGAAAGCCACAGATGCTGACTGGAACCAGAATGCCCGTGTTTCTTACATACTGGAGGACTCCTCTGTTAACGGAGTACCAGTCTCCTCATATGTGTCCGTTAGTGCTGATAGTGGAGTCATCCATGCAGTGCGCTCTTTTGACTACGAGCAGATCAAAGATTTCCAGTTCCACATCAAAGCGCAGGATGGAGGCTCTCCTCCACTCAGCAGCAACGTGACTGTGAAAATGCTGATCCAGGACCAGAATGATAACCCTCCTCAGGTTCTGTACCCGGTCCAGACTGGTGGCTCTGTGGTGGCTGAAATGGTGCCTCGTTCAGCAGATGTGGGCTACCTGGTGACTAAAGTGGTGGCTGTAGATGTGGACTCTGGACAGAACGCCTGGCTCTCCTATAAACTGCAGAAAGCCACAGACAGGGCGCTGTTTGAAGTGGGCTCACAGAATGGAGAAATAAGAACAATCCGTCAGGTGACTGATAAAGATGCTGTGAAACAGAGACTGACTGTGATAGTGGAGGACAACGGGCAGCCCTCTCGTTCAGCTACAGTCATTGTTAACGTGGCGGTGGCCGACAGCTTCCCTGAAGTGCTGTCCGAGTTCACTGACTTTCCTCACGATAAGGACTACAATGACAACCTGACTTTTTACTTGGTCTTGGCTCTGGCTGTGGTCTCCTTCCTCTTCATCACGTGTTTAGTGGTTATTATATCAGTCAAGATCTACAGATGGAGACAGTCTCGCATCCTGTATCACTCCAACCTCCCTGTGATTCCATATTATCCTCCACGTTACTCAGACACTTTGGGAACAGGGACTCTGCCACACGTGTACAACTACGAGGTGTGCAGGACCACTGACTCCAGAAAGAGTGACAATAAGTTTGGAGGAGCTGGTGGTCAGAACGTGTTGATAATGGACCCCAGTTCTACAGGAACCATGCAGCGGATACAGAGTGAGAAGAGCATCCTGGATGAACCTGACTCTCCTATAGAGGTTAGacaacattttattcatttatactGTGTGGGTGTGTCTGGAGGATGGGGGGGAGTAACatgtttttag
- the LOC118559359 gene encoding protocadherin gamma-A2-like encodes MKGRTLLCFALVFFSSATGQVSYTIPEEMPKGSLVGNIAHDLGLETKRLMSGKARIYTSDHDEYIELNRERGVLLVKERIDRELICKQTTPCALHFQIILENPMQFYTITVQVTDINDNPPTFEGDKIELKMSESAVVGSKYELERALDLDVGRNGLQRYELKPTDNFALNSHSKIDDSKNVEMVLQKPLDREKQDQINLVLTAIDGGEPHMSGTMLIVITVLDANDNAPVFTQKTYKATVRENSSVGTNVATVRATDADQGSNSKITYSITNKLDNVRKIFNINYENGDITLIGNLDFEESRNFQINLRASDEGGLTDYSKLIVDVQDVNDNQPEINIMSKSNVIAEDATLNTVVTMIHIEDKDTGDNGKINCFISENVEFTLESSANNFYSLVTDSGLDREKHPEYNITVTCSDEGVPSLSSSVTLTLQISDVNDNAPVFERSSYEAHIVENNTPGLSIFTVKATDADWNQNARVSYILEDSSVNGVPVSSYVSVSADSGVIHAVRSFDYEQIKDFQFRIKAQDGGSPPLSSNVTVKMLIQDQNDNPPQVLYPVQTGGSVVAEMVPRSADVGYLVTKVVAVDVDSGQNAWLSYKLQKATDRALFEVGSQNGEIRTIRQVTDKDAVKQRLTVIVEDNGQPSRSATVIVNVAVADSFPEVLSEFTDFPHDKEYNDNLTFYLVLALAVVSFLFITCLVVIISVKIYRWRQSRILYHSNLPVIPYYPPRYSDTLGTGTLPHVYNYEVCRTTDSRKSDNKFGGAGGQNVLIMDPSSTGTMQRIQSEKSILDEPDSPIEVSYYSQICICYSSTTIYFFI; translated from the coding sequence ATGAAAGGACGAACGCTGCTGTGTTTTGCCCTCGTTTTCTTTTCCTCGGCGACTGGACAAGTAAGCTACACGATACCGGAGGAAATGCCAAAGGGATCATTAGTGGGTAACATAGCGCATGATTTAGGTTTGGAAACCAAGCGCCTAATGTCTGGCAAAGCCCGCATTTACACCTCTGACCACGACGAATACATCGAGCTGAACAGAGAAAGAGGAGTCCTCCTCGTTAAAGAGAGAATCGACAGAGAGCTGATCTGCAAGCAGACGACGCCCTGCGCCTTGCATTTTCAGATCATTCTGGAAAATCCCATGCAGTTTTACACGATCACTGTCCAGGTCACCGATATTAATGATAACCCACCGACATTTGAAGGAGacaaaattgaattaaaaatgagCGAGTCAGCGGTGGTTGGATCAAAATATGAACTGGAAAGGGCTCTTGATCTGGATGTGGGAAGAAATGGTCTTCAAAGGTATGAATTAAAACCGACAGATAATTTTGCTCTAAATTCGCATAGTAAAATTGATGACAGTAAAAACGTTGAGATGGTGTTACAGAAGCCTTTAGATAGAGAGAAACAGGATCAGATAAATCTGGTGTTGACAGCTATAGATGGAGGAGAGCCGCATATGTCAGGAACGATGCTGATTGTTATCACAGTTTTAGATGCAAATGATAATGCTCCTGTTTTTACACAGAAAACTTATAAAGCTACAGTCCGTGAAAACTCATCAGTTGGAACAAATGTTGCAACTGTGAGAGCGACTGATGCGGATCAGGGCTCCAACAGTAAAATAACATATTCCATAACAAATAAATTGGATAATGTGAGGAAAATCTTTAATATAAATTATGAAAATGGGGACATTACTTTAATTGGAAATTTAGACTTTGAAGAATCGCGtaattttcaaataaatttacGTGCAAGTGACGAAGGAGGGTTAACTGATTATTCTAAGTTAATTGTTGATGTGCAGGATGTGAATGACAACCAGCCAGAAATTAACATAATGTCAAAGTCAAACGTGATAGCAGAAGATGCCACTCTTAACACTGTGGTTACAATGATCCATATTGAAGACAAGGACACAGGGGATAATGGGaaaattaactgttttattaGCGAGAATGTAGAATTTACATTGGAGTCGTCAGCTAATAACTTTTACAGCTTGGTGACAGACAGTGGACTAGACAGAGAAAAACACCCTGAGTATAACATCACAGTGACCTGCTCTGATGAAGGAGTCCCCTCCCTCTCCAGCAGCGTCACCCTCACCTTGCAGATCTCTGATGTGAATGACAACGCTCCTGTCTTTGAGAGGAGCTCCTATGAGGCCCACATTGTAGAAAACAACACACCAGGTCTCTCTATATTCACAGTGAAAGCCACAGATGCTGACTGGAACCAGAATGCCCGTGTTTCTTACATACTGGAGGACTCCTCTGTTAACGGAGTACCAGTCTCCTCATATGTGTCCGTCAGTGCTGATAGTGGAGTCATCCATGCAGTGCGCTCTTTTGACTACGAGCAGATCAAAGATTTCCAGTTCCGCATCAAAGCGCAAGATGGAGGCTCTCCTCCACTCAGCAGCAACGTGACTGTGAAAATGCTGATCCAGGACCAGAACGATAACCCTCCTCAGGTTCTGTACCCGGTCCAGACTGGTGGCTCTGTGGTAGCTGAAATGGTGCCTCGTTCAGCAGATGTGGGCTACCTGGTGACTAAAGTGGTGGCTGTAGATGTGGACTCTGGACAGAACGCCTGGCTCTCCTATAAACTGCAGAAAGCCACAGACAGGGCGCTGTTTGAAGTGGGCTCACAGAATGGAGAAATAAGAACAATCCGTCAGGTGACTGATAAAGATGCTGTGAAACAGAGACTGACTGTGATAGTGGAGGACAACGGGCAGCCCTCTCGTTCAGCTACAGTCATTGTTAACGTGGCGGTGGCGGACAGCTTCCCTGAAGTGCTGTCCGAGTTCACTGACTTTCCTCACGATAAGGAGTACAATGACAACCTGACTTTTTACTTGGTCTTGGCTCTGGCTGTGGTCTCCTTCCTCTTCATCACGTGTTTAGTGGTTATTATATCAGTCAAGATCTACAGATGGAGACAGTCTCGCATCCTGTATCACTCCAACCTCCCTGTGATTCCATATTATCCTCCACGTTACTCAGACACTTTGGGAACAGGGACTCTGCCACACGTGTACAATTACGAGGTGTGCAGGACCACTGACTCCAGAAAGAGTGACAATAAGTTTGGAGGAGCTGGTGGTCAGAACGTGTTGATAATGGACCCCAGTTCTACAGGAACCATGCAGCGGATACAGAGTGAGAAGAGCATCCTGGATGAACCTGACTCTCCTATAGAGGTTAGTTATTATAGTCAGATATGTATTTGTTACAGTTCtacaactatttattttttcatttga